A single region of the Oreochromis niloticus isolate F11D_XX linkage group LG19, O_niloticus_UMD_NMBU, whole genome shotgun sequence genome encodes:
- the prox2 gene encoding prospero homeobox protein 2, with protein sequence MNLSLPDQSMHSSSEGCIEDDKADVMLPCFHRNMYDEPLASYSNGSIISQLLRKTIHSKRALDESPFYLSSSAAADCGQEDQSSVSSKDSTVEAASPSGHAPTGASPEGEHAMSDHLQAKRARVENIIRVMVGSPNSRQHGESERSENEARDTREAREAYRENKRKQRLPQHQEHSAAAQVSRKPGSSSSDNCNTKDEECHKLKEQLHSMQRLLRHLQEKFLQVYHQEEAEYDRDETEVGVERDILGESTESHYISGEDDFERKNNRVAAECKDRIKVADYLVQQRESQNLQETLKQELTRAVSDCVDRVFKNVSSKGLDLSPQQRICSSPEMQISTGAERKSQQASSALDHSQAEGVGIKSRSLEYYESSEAHSPQDQTEALSLVVRKPAVPPMSSVTPTVKRPYPVHQAPFQFSYSTPLHDSHILEHLLKYGPHSNFGGLPCLPPSMDRTSPDSVDLPWETIAMRSKVTSSHLGHHARPSSLGGVTVDNLCLPHVKIECGELQGMADRNPYMSLNIQEGLTPSHLKKAKLMFFYTRYPSSNVLKTFFPDVKFNRCITSQLIKWFSNFREFYYIQMEKFARQAIVDGVTDVKDISVSRDSELFRALNMHYNKANDFHVPDRFLEVAEITLHEFYNAISATKDSDPSWKKAIYKVICKLDSDVPEEFKTSSYL encoded by the exons ATGAACCTCAGTCTTCCTGACCAAAGCATGCACAGCTCGAGCGAAGGCTGCATAGAGGATGACAAAGCTGATGTCATGCTGCCGTGCTTCCACCGAAACATGTACGATGAGCCTCTGGCCTCGTACTCAAACGGATCCATCATTTCCCAACTCCTCCGTAAGACAATCCACAGCAAGAGGGCACTAGATGAAAGCCCTTTCTACCTCTCCAGCTCTGCTGCCGCTGACTGCGGCCAGGAGGACCAGAGCAGCGTCTCCTCAAAGGACAGCACTGTTGAAGCTGCATCGCCCAGCGGTCACGCCCCTACAGGAGCCAGCCCAGAGGGAGAGCATGCAATGTCCGATCATCTGCAGGCCAAGAGGGCCAGAGTGGAGAACATTATCAGAGTCATGGTTGGCTCTCCCAACAGCAGACAGCATGGAGAAAGTGAGAGGTCTGAAAATGAGGCGAGAGACACCAGAGAGGCCAGAGAAGCATACAGGGAGAACAAACGCAAGCAGAGGCTGCCTCAGCATCAGGAACACAGCGCCGCAGCGCAGGTGAGCAGAAAGCctggaagcagcagcagtgataaCTGCAACACCAAGGATGAGGAGTGCCACAAGCTGAAAGAACAGCTCCACAGCATGCAGCGACTCCTGCGCCACCTCCAGGAAAAGTTCCTTCAAGTTTACCACCAGGAAGAAGCTGAATATGACAGAGATGAGACCGAAGTTGGCGTTGAGCGTGACATCCTGGGAGAAAGCACAGAGTCACATTACATAAGCGGTGAAGATGACTTTGAGAGGAAAAATAACAGGGTGGCTGCAGAGTGTAAGGACCGTATTAAAGTAGCTGATTATCTGGTACAGCAAAGAGAAAGTCAGAAcctacaggaaacactgaagcaggAGCTCACCAGGGCTGTTAGTGATTGTGTGGACCGGGTGTTCAAGAATGTGTCCTCCAAGGGGCTCGATCTGTCCCCTCAGCAGCGCATTTGCTCGTCACCAGAGATGCAAATTAGCACAGGTGCAGAGAGGAAGAGCCAGCAAGCCAGCTCTGCCCTCGACCACTCCCAGGCGGAGGGAGTCGGGATAAAATCCCGGTCGTTAGAATACTACGAAAGCTCTGAGGCTCACAGCCCACAGGACCAGACCGAGGCGCTGTCACTGGTGGTACGGAAGCCTGCGGTGCCACCTATGAGCTCCGTCACCCCTACAGTGAAGAGACCCTACCCTGTGCACCAGGCACCCTTTCAGTTCAGCTACAGTACCCCTCTGCACGACAGCCACATCCTCGAGCATCTTCTCAAATATGGGCCACATTCCAACTTCGGGGGTCTCCCCTGCCTGCCGCCGTCTATGGACAGAACCTCCCCAGACTCAGTCGACCTGCCTTGGGAGACCATTGCTATGAGATCCAAGGTCACATCCAGCCACCTCGGCCATCACGCTCGTCCCTCCTCCCTTGGGGGGGTGACGGTCGACAACCTGTGTCTCCCTCACGTCAAGATCGAGTGCGGTGAACTGCAGGGCATGGCTGACAGAAACCCGTATATGTCTCTAAAC ATCCAGGAGGGCCTCACCCCGAGTCATCTGAAGAAGGCGAAGCTCATGTTCTTCTACACCCGCTACCCCAGCTCCAACGTGCTGAAAACCTTCTTCCCTGATGTTAAG TTTAATCGCTGCATCACCTCTCAGCTGATCAAGTGGTTCAGTAACTTCAGGGAGTTCTACTACATCCAGATGGAGAAGTTTGCCCGCCAGGCCATCGTTGATGGCGTCACAGATGTCAAAGACATCTCAGTTAGCAGGGACTCGGAGCTCTTCCGGGCATTGAACATGCACTACAATAAAGCCAACGACTTTCAC GTCCCTGATAGGTTTCTTGAGGTTGCTGAGATTACCTTGCACGAGTTTTACAACGCCATTTCCGCAACTAAAGATTCAGACCCATCGTGGAAAAAAGCCATATACAAGGTAATCTGTAAACTGGACAGCGACGTCCCGGAGGAGTTCAAGACGTCTTCCTACTTATAG